A stretch of DNA from Rhizobacter sp.:
TGAAAGATGTCACGCATCCAGGCCTCGTTGCGGACCATGTAGTACAGCGTGACCGACAGACCGGCCACCATGCCCGCCACGGCACCGGCCGCGTTGGCCCGTTTCCAGAACACGCCCAGCACCAAGGCCGAGAAGAGCGCCGAGCCTGCGATCGAGAAGGCAGCGGACACGAGAAACACGATGTCGGCCGGCTTCTGCGCCGCGACCGCTGCTGCGCTCAAGGCGACGACCAGCAGCAGCATCTTCGAGGTGGTGACCCGTCGGCTGTTGGACGCGCTCGCGTCGACGACCCTGAAATACACGTCGTGCGAGAGCGCATTCGAGATTGTGAGCAGTAGGCCATCGGCCGTGGAGAGCGCTGCGGCCAATGCGCCGGCCGCCACCATGCCCGACACCACGAAGGGCAGCCCGGCGATCTCGGGCGTGGCGAGCACGACCATGTCGCTGCCGATGCGGATCTCGCCCAGCTGCAGTACGCCGTCGCGATTGATGTCGCTCACGCTCAGGAGTCCGGCGTCGACCTTGGCCCAGTTGGCGATCCAACCCGGCAGCTGGTCGAACGGCGTGCCCACCAGCACGTTGAACACCTCGAACTTGACCATCACCGCCAGCGCGGGCGCCGACAAGTACAGCAGCAGGATGAAGAAGAGCGACCAGGTCACCGATTGGCGGGCCTGCCGCACCGACGGCGTGGTGTAGCTGCGCATCAGCAAGTGCGGCAGGGCCGCGGTGCCGATGGTCAGGCAGAACACCAGTGCGAGGAAGTTGCGACGTGAGTCGTCGAAGTCTCGCTGCTGCGCGGCCGTGCCCTTGGGGTCACCGGCGTAAGCGGTGCCATGCGCCGGCAGGCCCCCGAGAGGCTGCGCCCTCGCCTCTGCCGCCGCCTTCGCCTGCGACCACACCCGGCGAGCCGTCTCGGCATCTCGGGGCAAGGCCAGCAGGGCCTTCTCGGCCGACTGGATGCGCGCAAGCGGCGCGTCTTCCGCGCGCAGCTGCTGCACGCGCTGGCGCGCGGACTCCTGGTCGCGCGCCAGTGCTGCCGGGATGTCCTTCAGCTTGGCCGCGTATTCCTCGGCTCGCGCCTTGTAGAGCGCGATCACCTCCAGCTCGCGTGGGTCGGCCCGCAAGGCGTTCTCGCGCTCGGTCACTTTCTGCAGCTGTTGCCCGTAGGCAAGCTGGGGCAGCGGCACGCCGGTCTGCTTGACCGAAAGCCAGAACACCGGCACCAGGAACGCCACCACCAGCACGATGTACTGAGCGACTTGCGTCCACGTGACAGCACGCATTCCGCCGAGGAACGAGCACACGAGGATGCCGCCCAGCCCGAGGAACACGCCGATCTCGAAGCCCACCCCGACGAGATGGCTCGCGATCAGCCCGATCGCATAGATCTGCGCCACGACATAGGTGAACGAGCACAGGATCGCCGCCAGCACGCCCATCAGGCGCGGACCGTGGCTCCCATAGCGCGCACCCAGGAAGTCTGGGATCGTGTACTGGCCGAAGCTGCGCAGATACGGCGCGAGCAGCAGCGCGACGAGGCAATAGCCGCCCGTCCATCCCATGATGAACGCCAGGCCCGCGTAGCCCTGCAGGTACATGGTGCCGGCCAGGCTGATGAACGACGCGGCCGACATCCAGTCGGCCGCCGTCGCCATGCCGTTGTAGGCCGCGGGCACACGCCGGCCCGCCACGTAGTACTCGTCGGCATCCGAGGTACGGCACAACACGCCGATCCCCGCGTAAAGCAACACGGTGGAGAGCAGGAAGATCGCGCCGATCCAGCGGCGCGACATGCCCATCGCTTCGAGCCCGGCCAGCGCAGCGATGAAGAGCAGCAGCCCCAGCACGTAGGCGCCATAGACCCGGTTCAGCCGGCGGGTGAAGGCCCGCGGGCTCAGGTCATCGGATGCAGCGGTGGGGCCGGCCATGGCGGGCCATTCTCACGGGGCGCAGCGGCCCCGTGCCATCCTCATCTACCCTCGCCGAGGCGTGTGTGGGCGATCAGCGGCGCGTGGCCAGCCGCCGCCACGTCTCCACCACCGTATCGGGGTTGAGCGAGATCGAGACGATGCCCTCGGCGGCAAGCCAGTCGGCGAAGTCGGCGTGGTCGCTGGGCCCCTGTCCGCAGATGCCCACGTACTTGCCCACCGCGCGGCACGCCGTGATGGCCCGCGAGATCAGCGCCTTGACCGCCGGGTCGCGCTCGTCGAAGTCGGCCGCGAGGATCTCCATGCCCGAGTCACGGTCCAGGCCGAGGGTGAGCTGGGTCAGGTCGTTGGAGCCGATCGACATGCCGTCGAAGAACTCCAGGAACTGGTCGGCCAGCACCGCGTTGCTGGGGATCTCGCACATCATGATGATGCGCAAGCCCTCGTGCCCGCGCTTCAAGCCCTTCTCGGCCAGCATCTCGGTCACGCGCTTGGCCTGGCCGAGCGTTCTGACGAAGGGCACCATGATCTCGACGTTGGTCAGGCCCATGTCGTTGCGCACGCGCTTCAAGGCCTCGCACTCCATCGAGAAGGCGTCGCCGAACCCGTCGCTCACGTAGCGCGAGGCGCCGCGGAAGCCGAGCATGGGGTTCTCTTCCTCGGGCTCGTAGCGGCTGCCGCCGATGAGCTTGCGGTACTCGTTGGACTTGAAATCGGAGAGGCGCACGATCACCGGCTTGGGCCAGAAGGCGGCGGCGATGGTGGCCACGCCTTCGGTGAGCTTGTCGACGTAGAAGGCACGCGGCGAAGCATGGCCTCTGGCCACCGACTCGACGGCCTTCTTGAGGTCGATGTCGATGTTGGGGTAGTCGAGGATGGCCTTGGGGTGCACGCCGATGTTGTTGTTGATGATGAACTCGAGGCGGGCGAGGCCCACGCCGGAGTTGGGCATCTGGGCGAAGTCGAAGGCGAGCTGGGGGTTGCCCACGTTCATCATGATCTTGATGGGGCAGTACGGCAGCTCGCCACGGTCGACTTCGGTGATCTCGGTCTCGAGCAGGCCGTCGTAGATGTAGCCGGTGTCGCCTTCGGAGCAGGCCACCGTGACGAGGGCACCGTCTTTGAGGGTGTCGGTGGCGTCGCCGCAGCCGACGACGGCGGGGATGCCGAGTTCGCGGGCGATGATGGCGGCGTGGCAGGTGCGGCCACCGCGGTTGGTGACGATGGCACTCGCCCGCTTCATGACGGGCTCCCAGTTGGGGTCGGTCATGTCGGTGACGAGCACATCACCAGCCTGCACGCTGTCCATCTCGGCCAGGCTGTGCACGATGCGCACGGGGCCGGTGCCGATCTTCTGGCCGATGGCGCGGCCTTCGGCGAGCACGGTACCGGTGCCTTTCAGCTTGTAGCGCTGTTCGGCCTTGCCTTCTTGCTGGCTCTTCACCGTCTCGGGGCGGGCCTGCAGGATGTAGAGCTGGCCGTCGCTGCCGTCCTTGCCCCACTCGATGTCCATCGGGCGGCCGTAGTGCTGCTCGATGATGAGGGCGTATTGGGCGAGTTCGGTGACGTCGGCATCGGTGAGCGAGTAGCGATTGCGCTGCTCGGTGGCGGTGTCCACCGTCTTGACGAGCTTGCCGGAGGCTTTCTTTTCCTCGGGGGTGGCGAACTCCATCTTGATGAGCTTGGAGCCGAGGTTGCGCCGGATGATGGCTTGCTTGCCGTTCTTGAGCGCGGGCTTGTGGACGTAGAACTCGTCGGGGTTGACGGCGCCTTGCACCACGGTTTCGCCCAGGCCGTAGCTGGAGGTGATGAAGACGACGTCCTTGAAGCCGCTTTCGGTGTCGATGGTGAACATGACACCGGCCGCGCCGAGGTCGGAGCGCACCATGCGCTGCACGCCTGCCGACAAGGCGACGTCGGTGTGGGCGAAGCCCTTGTGCACGCGGTAGCTGATGGCGCGGTCGTTGTAGAGGCTGGCGAAGACCTCTTTCATCTTGTGCAGCACGTCGTCGATGCCGACGACGTTGAGGAAGGTCTCTTGCTGGCCGGCGAAGCTGGCGTCGGGCAGGTCTTCGGCGGTGGCCGACGAACGCACGGCGAAGGAGGCGCCTTCGTTGCCGGCGGTGAGCTTGGCGAACTCGGCGGTGATGGCCTCTTGCAGGTCGGCAGGAAACGGGGTGTCTTCGACCCAGCGGCGGATCTCGGCACCGGCTTCGGCGAGCGCGCGCACGTCTTCGGTGTTGAGGGTGGCTAGGCGCTGGTTGATGCGCTCGGCCAGGCCGTTGTGGGCGAGGAATCGGCGGAAGGCGTGCGCCGTCGTGGCAAAGCCGCCGGGCACCCGCACGCCCGAGGCGGCCAGCTGGCTGATCATCTCGCCGAGCGAGGCGTTCTTGCCGCCGACCGACTCGACGTCGGTCATTCTCAGATGTTCAAACGGTACGACCAGGGCGGTCGCCAGGTTTGGGGTGGACATGGGAAAACTCCGTGATGTTGGTAAACCGGGTGTTCCCAGCGCCGCGAGCCGATCAGGGGCTCAAGCGGCAAAGCGACTCGCTGCGTGTCGAGTTGTGATTGGAGTGCAGGCGGTGGCATGCGTTGGTGCGACTGGGAAGAGTCGAAAAAGATTCTAGGCGCGATTTGCCTATGATCGACCCCCTCACTCCACGGGCCGTCTTTCACATGCCGAATCGCACTGTGTACTTTGTCTCCGATGGCACCGGCATCACCGCCGAAACCTTCGGCAATTCGATCCTCGCGCAGTTTCCCGGCAAGCCACGGCACGTGCGGCGCCCTTTCATCGACACGCTCGACAAAGCCCATCAGGTGGTGCGCGAGATCAACCAGACGGCTGAACTCGAAGGTGTACGACCGGTCGTTTTTCTGACGCTGGTCGACCCCGACATGCTGGGCGTGCTCAAAGCCAGCAAAGGCATGGTGCTGGACATGTTCAACACCTTCATCGAGCCGCTGGAGGCCGAGTTCGGTGTCAAGTCCAACCACCGCATCGGGCGTTTCGCCGATGTGTCGAAGAGCCAGGAGTACACCGACCGCATCGAGGCGATCAACTTCTCGCTCGCCCACGACGACGGGCAATCGGCCAAGAACCTGGAACAGGCCGACGTCATCCTGGTTGGCGTGAGCCGCAGTGGCAAGACGCCGACTTCGCTCTACCTCGCCATGCAGCACGGCATCAAGGCCGCCAACTACCCGCTGATTCCGGAAGACTTCGATCGCAACGAGCTGCCCAAGAGCCTGGCGCCGCACAAGGCGAAATGCTTCGGTCTCACCATTGCGCCCGAACGTCTCGCGGAGATTCGCAACGAGCGCCGGCCCAACAGCCAATACGCCAACCTCGAGAACTGCAAACGCGAGGTCGCGCAGGCCGAGCAGATGATGCGCCGCGAGGGCATCTCGTGGCTGTCGTCCACGCACAAGTCGATCGAAGAGATCGCCACCACCATCCTGCGCGACATCCGGCCCGACCGGCTGATGTACTAAAACCGCTGGCGCG
This window harbors:
- a CDS encoding cation acetate symporter produces the protein MAGPTAASDDLSPRAFTRRLNRVYGAYVLGLLLFIAALAGLEAMGMSRRWIGAIFLLSTVLLYAGIGVLCRTSDADEYYVAGRRVPAAYNGMATAADWMSAASFISLAGTMYLQGYAGLAFIMGWTGGYCLVALLLAPYLRSFGQYTIPDFLGARYGSHGPRLMGVLAAILCSFTYVVAQIYAIGLIASHLVGVGFEIGVFLGLGGILVCSFLGGMRAVTWTQVAQYIVLVVAFLVPVFWLSVKQTGVPLPQLAYGQQLQKVTERENALRADPRELEVIALYKARAEEYAAKLKDIPAALARDQESARQRVQQLRAEDAPLARIQSAEKALLALPRDAETARRVWSQAKAAAEARAQPLGGLPAHGTAYAGDPKGTAAQQRDFDDSRRNFLALVFCLTIGTAALPHLLMRSYTTPSVRQARQSVTWSLFFILLLYLSAPALAVMVKFEVFNVLVGTPFDQLPGWIANWAKVDAGLLSVSDINRDGVLQLGEIRIGSDMVVLATPEIAGLPFVVSGMVAAGALAAALSTADGLLLTISNALSHDVYFRVVDASASNSRRVTTSKMLLLVVALSAAAVAAQKPADIVFLVSAAFSIAGSALFSALVLGVFWKRANAAGAVAGMVAGLSVTLYYMVRNEAWMRDIFHVVVPVDLWLGIQPISAGVFGVAASFVVTVVVSLLTPRRSAASEAFLERIRTPRLPQ
- the ppsA gene encoding phosphoenolpyruvate synthase, producing MSTPNLATALVVPFEHLRMTDVESVGGKNASLGEMISQLAASGVRVPGGFATTAHAFRRFLAHNGLAERINQRLATLNTEDVRALAEAGAEIRRWVEDTPFPADLQEAITAEFAKLTAGNEGASFAVRSSATAEDLPDASFAGQQETFLNVVGIDDVLHKMKEVFASLYNDRAISYRVHKGFAHTDVALSAGVQRMVRSDLGAAGVMFTIDTESGFKDVVFITSSYGLGETVVQGAVNPDEFYVHKPALKNGKQAIIRRNLGSKLIKMEFATPEEKKASGKLVKTVDTATEQRNRYSLTDADVTELAQYALIIEQHYGRPMDIEWGKDGSDGQLYILQARPETVKSQQEGKAEQRYKLKGTGTVLAEGRAIGQKIGTGPVRIVHSLAEMDSVQAGDVLVTDMTDPNWEPVMKRASAIVTNRGGRTCHAAIIARELGIPAVVGCGDATDTLKDGALVTVACSEGDTGYIYDGLLETEITEVDRGELPYCPIKIMMNVGNPQLAFDFAQMPNSGVGLARLEFIINNNIGVHPKAILDYPNIDIDLKKAVESVARGHASPRAFYVDKLTEGVATIAAAFWPKPVIVRLSDFKSNEYRKLIGGSRYEPEEENPMLGFRGASRYVSDGFGDAFSMECEALKRVRNDMGLTNVEIMVPFVRTLGQAKRVTEMLAEKGLKRGHEGLRIIMMCEIPSNAVLADQFLEFFDGMSIGSNDLTQLTLGLDRDSGMEILAADFDERDPAVKALISRAITACRAVGKYVGICGQGPSDHADFADWLAAEGIVSISLNPDTVVETWRRLATRR
- a CDS encoding kinase/pyrophosphorylase, translating into MPNRTVYFVSDGTGITAETFGNSILAQFPGKPRHVRRPFIDTLDKAHQVVREINQTAELEGVRPVVFLTLVDPDMLGVLKASKGMVLDMFNTFIEPLEAEFGVKSNHRIGRFADVSKSQEYTDRIEAINFSLAHDDGQSAKNLEQADVILVGVSRSGKTPTSLYLAMQHGIKAANYPLIPEDFDRNELPKSLAPHKAKCFGLTIAPERLAEIRNERRPNSQYANLENCKREVAQAEQMMRREGISWLSSTHKSIEEIATTILRDIRPDRLMY